The following are encoded in a window of Prevotella melaninogenica genomic DNA:
- the dusB gene encoding tRNA dihydrouridine synthase DusB, with the protein MKIGTIDLGERPLFLAPMEDVTDIGFRKMCKRFGAAMVYTEFVSADAVIRSIKSTLSKLVIDDSERPVGIQIYGRDVASMVEAAKIVEQVKPDVIDINFGCPVKKVANKGAGSGMLKNIPLLLDITREVVKAVNTPVTVKTRLGWDNDNLIITDLAEQLQDCGIQALTIHGRTRAQMYTGEADWTLIGEVKNNPRIHIPIIGNGDVTSIEEAHEKFDRYGVDAVMIGRATFGCPWLFNQGEKQLTIDDKIDILEEMLRINVERIDEHRGILHTRRHLAASPIFKGIPDFKKTRIAMLRTTKMNDLMAILEDCREKLRE; encoded by the coding sequence ATGAAAATAGGAACAATAGATTTGGGGGAACGCCCACTATTCTTGGCTCCAATGGAAGATGTGACAGATATTGGCTTCCGCAAGATGTGTAAACGCTTCGGTGCAGCCATGGTATATACGGAGTTTGTGTCGGCTGATGCCGTCATCCGTAGTATCAAGTCGACACTTTCAAAATTAGTCATTGACGATAGTGAGCGTCCTGTAGGAATACAGATATATGGCAGGGATGTAGCTTCAATGGTTGAAGCAGCTAAGATTGTAGAACAGGTAAAGCCCGATGTGATTGACATTAACTTTGGTTGTCCAGTGAAGAAGGTGGCAAACAAGGGTGCTGGCTCTGGTATGTTGAAGAACATCCCACTGCTACTTGACATCACAAGAGAGGTCGTAAAGGCTGTCAACACACCTGTCACAGTGAAGACTCGATTAGGTTGGGACAACGATAACTTGATTATTACCGACCTTGCAGAACAGCTACAAGACTGTGGTATACAGGCATTAACCATTCATGGACGTACTCGCGCACAGATGTATACAGGCGAAGCTGACTGGACATTGATTGGTGAGGTGAAGAACAATCCACGTATTCATATCCCCATCATTGGCAATGGTGATGTTACAAGTATTGAAGAAGCGCACGAGAAGTTCGACCGTTATGGTGTTGATGCGGTGATGATTGGTCGTGCAACCTTCGGCTGTCCGTGGCTCTTTAATCAAGGTGAGAAGCAGCTAACTATCGATGACAAGATTGACATTCTTGAAGAAATGCTACGCATTAACGTGGAACGTATCGACGAGCATCGTGGTATTCTACATACCCGCCGACACTTAGCTGCATCACCAATCTTCAAAGGAATCCCCGATTTTAAGAAGACACGCATCGCTATGTTACGCACAACAAAGATGAACGACCTGATGGCTATCCTTGAAGATTGCAGAGAAAAACTAAGGGAATGA
- a CDS encoding heavy metal translocating P-type ATPase has protein sequence MKKKLIRIILTAVLLAGAWLVEHFAALPMWQVLLVYLVPYLVVSYDVLGEAVEGIMEGDPFDENFLMSIATIGALLIGFLPGAEPQFIEGVFVMLFFQLGELFEHYAEDKACDSISELMDIRPDVANVERNGVVASVSPEEVMIGETVIVKPGEKIPLDGRVLEGSSSLNTVALTGESMPRDVSAGMEVISGCVNLSGVLKVQVEKAYSESTAAKIIQLVEEAGDNKSRSESFIRRFARVYTPIVVIAALALAVIPPFFYDSYAPAFGVWLYRALTFLVVSCPCALVISIPLTFFAGIGGASHKGILIKGGNYMDALAKLSTVVFDKTGTLTRGTFDVEAIHPEKLSEHELLHLAAHVERYSTHPIALALRMAYANEKDNCTVEDIQETAGQGITATVNNQKVSVGNNRLMATLGITIPTCKRCTSHAGTIVHVAIDGEYAGHIVISDQLKADAVKAIESLKQLGVSKTVMLSGDKREVVEQVAEQTKVTEYYAELLPTDKVKHVERLIAEKNAGETIAFVGDGINDAPVLARADVGIAMGALGSDAAIEAADVVLMDDKPSKIALAIELSCRTIFIAKENAWFAIGIKVAVLLLATFGMASMGLAVFADVGVMVLAVLNAMRAR, from the coding sequence ATGAAAAAGAAACTTATAAGAATCATTCTTACGGCTGTACTCCTCGCTGGAGCATGGTTAGTAGAGCATTTCGCAGCACTTCCAATGTGGCAGGTGCTGCTTGTTTATTTGGTCCCTTATCTGGTTGTCAGTTATGATGTATTAGGTGAAGCGGTTGAGGGAATCATGGAAGGCGATCCTTTTGACGAGAATTTCCTTATGAGTATTGCGACTATCGGAGCATTGCTCATCGGTTTCCTTCCTGGTGCCGAACCACAGTTTATCGAAGGAGTCTTCGTGATGTTGTTCTTCCAATTAGGCGAACTCTTTGAGCACTATGCGGAAGATAAGGCGTGCGACTCCATCTCTGAGCTGATGGACATCCGTCCCGATGTAGCCAACGTGGAGCGAAACGGAGTGGTAGCGAGCGTAAGTCCAGAGGAAGTGATGATTGGTGAGACTGTGATTGTTAAGCCGGGAGAGAAGATACCATTAGATGGAAGGGTGCTTGAGGGCAGTTCCAGCTTGAATACCGTAGCCCTTACGGGTGAGAGTATGCCACGTGATGTAAGTGCAGGCATGGAAGTTATCTCTGGTTGTGTTAATCTTTCGGGTGTGTTGAAAGTTCAAGTTGAAAAGGCATATAGCGAGTCTACCGCTGCAAAGATTATCCAACTCGTTGAAGAGGCAGGTGATAACAAGTCACGCAGTGAGTCGTTCATTCGTCGTTTTGCACGTGTCTATACGCCTATCGTGGTGATTGCTGCCCTTGCTTTGGCTGTTATTCCTCCGTTCTTCTATGATAGTTACGCACCAGCCTTTGGTGTTTGGCTCTATCGTGCATTGACCTTCTTGGTTGTAAGTTGCCCATGTGCTTTGGTTATTTCTATTCCTCTTACCTTCTTTGCGGGCATCGGTGGGGCTTCTCATAAGGGAATCCTCATTAAGGGTGGTAACTATATGGATGCTTTGGCAAAGCTCTCTACGGTAGTATTCGATAAGACTGGAACATTGACACGTGGTACTTTTGATGTTGAGGCTATCCACCCAGAGAAACTCTCTGAGCATGAGTTGCTCCATTTAGCAGCCCATGTTGAACGTTATTCTACCCATCCAATCGCCCTTGCTCTCCGTATGGCATATGCGAATGAAAAGGATAACTGCACTGTTGAAGATATACAAGAAACAGCGGGACAGGGCATTACGGCTACTGTTAATAATCAGAAAGTAAGTGTTGGTAACAACCGCTTAATGGCAACATTAGGTATTACAATCCCTACCTGTAAGCGTTGTACGAGCCATGCGGGTACGATTGTTCACGTTGCGATTGATGGTGAATATGCAGGTCATATCGTTATTTCTGACCAGTTGAAGGCTGATGCTGTGAAGGCTATAGAGTCTCTGAAGCAGTTGGGGGTTAGTAAGACAGTGATGCTGAGCGGCGACAAGAGGGAAGTTGTTGAGCAAGTTGCCGAGCAGACAAAGGTGACGGAATACTATGCCGAACTGCTCCCTACTGACAAAGTAAAGCATGTTGAGCGGCTCATTGCAGAGAAAAATGCAGGTGAAACAATCGCCTTTGTTGGTGATGGAATCAATGATGCACCAGTGTTGGCACGTGCTGATGTGGGCATTGCTATGGGTGCTTTGGGAAGTGATGCAGCTATCGAGGCAGCCGATGTTGTACTGATGGACGATAAACCTTCGAAGATAGCACTTGCCATAGAACTCTCATGTCGTACTATTTTCATAGCAAAGGAGAACGCATGGTTCGCTATCGGTATTAAGGTCGCTGTCCTTCTTCTTGCCACCTTTGGAATGGCAAGCATGGGATTAGCTGTCTTTGCTGATGTCGGTGTGATGGTTCTTGCCGTTCTTAATGCGATGAGAGCAAGATAG
- a CDS encoding helix-turn-helix transcriptional regulator, with translation MKNSIRVERAIKRMTQAQLAELIGVSRQTIVAIESEKYVPSTVLSLKIARVFDKRVDDIFELEEGD, from the coding sequence ATGAAGAATAGTATAAGGGTAGAACGAGCAATAAAGCGTATGACCCAAGCGCAATTAGCAGAACTTATTGGGGTGTCCCGGCAAACGATTGTCGCTATCGAAAGCGAGAAGTATGTTCCCTCAACAGTTCTCAGTCTGAAGATAGCACGTGTTTTCGATAAGCGTGTAGATGATATTTTTGAATTGGAAGAAGGCGATTAA
- the ahpF gene encoding alkyl hydroperoxide reductase subunit F has product MLDSSILEQVKGVFASLSSDITLSVTRNSNDENSAEFSSFVEDIASTSDKIKTVYLEGEQFSFSILCNGEETGISFRGIPNGHEFTSLLLAILNSDGQGKNLPDEAIAARIKSLKGEIRLQTYVSLTCTNCPDVVQALNVMALINPNISNEMVDGGLCQDEIQRLNIQGVPSVYVNGEPLHTGRGDLGILLQELEDKVGTDHDENAVQTVREYDVIVLGGGPAGASSAIYSARKGLRVAIVAERIGGQVNDTTGIENLISVTKTTGTQLAADLRTHINEYSIDVFDNRKVVSTNLKEAVKTVSVRGGETFTAPAVVIATGASWRRLGLPDEEKYIGHGEHFCPHCDGPFYKGKDVAVIGGGNSGIEAAIDLAGICRHVTVLEFADAMRADEVLQQKVASLPNVEVFLSTQTTALLGDGQKLSGIRVKDRTNDEERDIALDGVFVQIGLSPNSDAFKDQVEVTPRNEIIVDATNRTNLSGVYAAGDVTTVPYKQITIAMGEGAKAALSAFDDRIRGVI; this is encoded by the coding sequence ATGTTAGATTCAAGCATACTCGAACAGGTGAAGGGCGTCTTTGCTTCGCTCTCATCTGATATAACCCTTAGCGTTACTCGCAATAGTAATGATGAGAACTCAGCAGAGTTTTCGTCTTTCGTAGAGGATATTGCCTCTACTTCTGACAAGATAAAGACAGTTTATCTGGAAGGAGAACAGTTCTCATTCAGTATTCTTTGCAATGGTGAAGAGACTGGTATCAGCTTCCGTGGTATACCAAATGGTCACGAGTTTACCTCGTTGCTCCTTGCTATCCTTAACTCTGACGGACAGGGTAAGAACCTTCCTGACGAGGCGATAGCTGCACGTATCAAGTCGCTGAAGGGTGAAATCCGCCTTCAGACCTACGTATCACTCACCTGTACAAACTGTCCTGACGTTGTTCAGGCACTCAACGTAATGGCGCTTATCAACCCAAATATTAGCAATGAGATGGTTGATGGCGGTCTTTGTCAGGATGAAATACAACGTTTGAACATACAAGGCGTACCTTCTGTGTACGTTAATGGGGAGCCATTGCATACTGGTCGTGGCGATCTCGGAATCCTTCTGCAGGAGTTGGAGGACAAAGTTGGCACCGACCATGATGAAAACGCGGTGCAGACCGTACGTGAATATGATGTCATCGTACTCGGTGGTGGCCCTGCTGGAGCATCTTCTGCTATCTATTCTGCCCGCAAAGGCTTACGCGTAGCTATCGTTGCAGAGCGCATTGGAGGACAGGTAAACGACACAACAGGTATCGAGAACCTTATCTCTGTCACCAAAACGACAGGTACACAACTTGCTGCTGACCTCCGCACCCATATCAATGAATATTCAATAGATGTATTCGACAATCGTAAAGTGGTATCAACCAACCTGAAAGAGGCTGTGAAGACTGTTTCTGTTCGTGGTGGAGAAACCTTCACCGCACCAGCTGTTGTGATTGCAACAGGTGCAAGCTGGCGCCGTCTTGGTCTGCCAGATGAGGAGAAATACATCGGTCATGGTGAACACTTCTGCCCTCATTGCGATGGTCCTTTCTACAAAGGTAAGGACGTAGCAGTCATCGGTGGAGGTAACTCTGGTATCGAAGCAGCCATTGACTTGGCTGGTATCTGCCGCCACGTGACAGTACTTGAGTTCGCTGATGCTATGCGTGCCGATGAGGTTTTACAACAGAAAGTAGCCAGTCTGCCTAATGTTGAGGTGTTCCTTTCTACCCAGACAACAGCCCTCTTGGGTGATGGTCAGAAGCTATCGGGTATCAGAGTGAAGGACCGCACCAATGATGAGGAGCGCGATATAGCCTTAGATGGTGTCTTTGTTCAGATTGGCTTGTCGCCAAACAGCGATGCTTTCAAGGATCAAGTAGAGGTTACTCCTCGCAATGAGATTATCGTTGATGCAACCAACCGCACTAATCTAAGTGGCGTATATGCTGCTGGTGACGTTACAACGGTACCTTACAAACAGATTACAATCGCTATGGGAGAAGGTGCTAAGGCTGCCCTTTCAGCCTTTGACGACCGTATCCGTGGCGTGATATAA
- the ahpC gene encoding alkyl hydroperoxide reductase subunit C yields MEPIINAHAPEFTVQAFQDGQFKTVSSKDIEGKWALFFFYPADFTFVCPTELEDLADKYEQLKSLGVEVFSVSTDTHFVHKAWHDASDRIKKIKYTMLADPTGVLSRGFGVYKEDEGLAYRGTFLVNPEGLVKIAEIQDNSIGRNADELVRKVEAALFVASHEGEVCPAKWKQGGETLKPSIDLVGKL; encoded by the coding sequence ATGGAACCAATTATTAATGCACACGCACCAGAGTTTACCGTTCAGGCTTTCCAGGACGGACAGTTTAAGACCGTTTCAAGCAAGGATATCGAGGGCAAATGGGCACTCTTCTTCTTCTATCCAGCTGACTTCACTTTCGTATGTCCTACAGAGTTGGAGGATTTGGCTGACAAGTACGAGCAGCTCAAGAGTCTTGGCGTAGAGGTTTTCTCAGTAAGTACTGATACTCACTTCGTACACAAGGCATGGCACGATGCTTCTGATAGAATCAAGAAGATTAAGTACACTATGCTTGCTGACCCAACTGGCGTATTGAGCCGTGGCTTCGGTGTATACAAAGAGGACGAGGGTTTAGCTTACCGTGGTACATTCCTCGTAAACCCAGAGGGTCTCGTTAAGATTGCTGAAATCCAGGATAACAGCATCGGTCGTAATGCTGATGAGCTCGTTCGTAAGGTTGAGGCTGCGTTGTTCGTTGCTTCTCACGAGGGTGAGGTTTGCCCAGCTAAGTGGAAGCAGGGCGGCGAGACATTGAAGCCAAGCATCGACCTTGTTGGTAAGCTCTAA
- a CDS encoding hydrogen peroxide-inducible genes activator: MTLQQLEYVMAVYRLKHFAKAADDCNVTQPTLSSMIQKLEDELGVKIFDRKRQPIQPTQAGMKVIEEAWRVLNRAKKLKQIVDEERQVLTGTFEVGVLPTIAPYLIPRFFPQLMNEHPEMDVRITEMKTEDMRRALRRGDIDAGILARVDGLEEMSCTPLYREQFFGYVAEGDPLFEKEFIRPADLSGEYLWLLDEGHCFRDQLVKFCQLKSAALSKKSYNLGSIETFMRIVENGKGVTFIPQLALSQLTKEQHRLVRPFAHPVPSREIILMTSPNFIRHTLLRLLSERIKESLPDNLHG, translated from the coding sequence ATGACACTACAACAATTAGAATATGTAATGGCAGTTTATCGGCTCAAGCATTTTGCAAAGGCAGCCGATGACTGCAATGTTACACAGCCTACACTTAGTTCGATGATTCAAAAGTTAGAAGACGAATTAGGTGTGAAAATCTTTGACCGTAAGCGTCAACCGATACAGCCAACACAAGCGGGTATGAAGGTGATTGAGGAGGCTTGGAGGGTGCTTAATCGTGCAAAGAAACTCAAGCAGATTGTTGACGAGGAACGTCAGGTGCTTACTGGTACCTTTGAGGTGGGTGTGCTACCGACGATTGCACCTTATCTTATTCCGCGATTCTTCCCGCAGTTAATGAACGAACACCCAGAGATGGATGTGAGGATTACGGAGATGAAAACCGAGGATATGCGCAGGGCACTTCGTCGGGGCGATATAGATGCTGGTATCTTGGCACGTGTCGACGGACTGGAGGAGATGTCGTGTACACCGCTTTATCGTGAACAGTTCTTCGGTTATGTAGCAGAAGGCGACCCATTGTTTGAAAAGGAGTTTATTCGTCCTGCTGACTTGTCGGGAGAGTACTTGTGGTTGCTGGACGAAGGACATTGTTTCCGTGACCAGTTGGTGAAGTTCTGCCAGCTGAAGTCGGCTGCTTTAAGCAAGAAGAGTTATAACTTAGGAAGCATAGAGACCTTTATGCGTATCGTAGAGAATGGTAAGGGAGTAACCTTTATACCCCAGCTTGCACTCTCACAACTCACAAAGGAACAGCATCGTTTGGTACGTCCTTTCGCCCATCCTGTTCCTTCTCGTGAGATAATACTGATGACATCGCCTAACTTCATTCGTCATACGTTGCTTCGTTTGCTTTCAGAGAGAATCAAGGAATCCTTACCTGATAATCTTCATGGCTAA
- a CDS encoding HU family DNA-binding protein encodes MKIKLQKKKNPQKRTEEKYYANPVNLGKKTLRDIARDIAGRSSLTRGDIENVLSNFIDCLPHYLRDGFSVQLGEFGTMRLTLSSEGAATEKAFKTETIKPRVTFTPGVELKAALRENSYETVKEEEKKTKEGSGGSLGPSV; translated from the coding sequence ATGAAGATTAAACTCCAAAAGAAAAAGAATCCGCAGAAGCGGACGGAGGAAAAGTATTATGCTAATCCTGTAAATCTTGGTAAGAAGACCTTGCGAGACATTGCACGCGACATTGCGGGGCGTTCTTCGCTCACACGTGGCGATATTGAGAACGTGCTGTCAAACTTTATAGACTGTTTGCCTCATTACCTCCGCGATGGCTTTAGCGTGCAATTAGGAGAATTTGGCACGATGCGCCTGACACTTTCAAGCGAGGGAGCTGCAACGGAAAAGGCCTTTAAGACCGAGACGATTAAGCCACGCGTAACGTTTACGCCAGGTGTAGAACTGAAGGCTGCGCTGCGCGAGAACTCGTATGAAACAGTGAAGGAGGAAGAGAAAAAGACGAAAGAAGGTTCTGGTGGTTCTCTGGGCCCATCGGTTTAA
- the glpC gene encoding anaerobic glycerol-3-phosphate dehydrogenase subunit GlpC: protein MPEGIQLKNISGNNLEQCLKCSICTAYCPVSAVEPEYPGPKHSGPDLERYRLKDKKFFDNALKMCLNCKRCEVACPSGVRIADIIQASRIKYSTHGPILRDRMLANTDFVGTMANMVAPIVNITLGLKPVKAVLHSVMGVDKHRSFPAYSSQKFETWFKRNAAKEQDKYKKHVSYFHGCYVNYNFPQLGKDLVKIMNAVGYGVHLLEKEKCCGVALIANGLSNQARRQGEVNINSIRKAAKESRIVLTTSSTCTFTMRDEYEHLLDIKADDVKENITLATRFLYRLIESGDVKLAFREDFKMHAAYHSACHMEKMGWVIYSTELLKMIPRLQLTMLDSQCCGIAGTYGFKKENYERSQQIGSGVFKQIKEVNPDFVTTDCETCKWQIEMSTGYDVKNPISILAEALDIEETRKLNGIE, encoded by the coding sequence ATGCCAGAAGGAATACAACTAAAGAATATCAGCGGTAATAACTTGGAACAATGCTTAAAGTGTTCTATCTGTACTGCCTACTGCCCAGTGTCTGCTGTGGAACCAGAATATCCCGGACCGAAACATTCAGGACCAGATTTGGAACGCTACCGCCTCAAGGATAAGAAGTTCTTTGACAATGCGTTGAAGATGTGTCTGAACTGTAAACGTTGTGAAGTTGCCTGTCCTTCTGGTGTTCGCATTGCTGACATCATTCAGGCTTCACGCATCAAATATAGTACACATGGACCTATCCTGCGTGATAGAATGTTGGCAAATACCGACTTCGTGGGTACGATGGCGAATATGGTTGCACCGATTGTCAACATCACCTTGGGACTGAAGCCAGTTAAGGCTGTGCTCCACAGCGTGATGGGTGTTGACAAACATCGTAGTTTCCCAGCCTATAGCAGCCAGAAGTTTGAGACATGGTTCAAGCGCAATGCAGCCAAAGAGCAAGACAAGTATAAGAAACATGTAAGCTACTTCCACGGCTGTTACGTCAATTATAACTTCCCACAGTTGGGCAAAGACCTCGTAAAGATTATGAATGCGGTCGGTTATGGTGTCCATTTGTTGGAGAAAGAGAAATGTTGCGGTGTCGCATTGATAGCCAATGGACTCAGTAATCAAGCGCGCAGGCAGGGAGAAGTGAACATCAACTCAATTCGTAAGGCAGCAAAGGAAAGCCGAATTGTCCTCACAACAAGCTCTACATGCACCTTTACCATGCGTGACGAATATGAGCACCTGCTTGATATAAAGGCTGATGATGTCAAAGAGAACATCACACTTGCTACCCGCTTCCTCTATCGTCTGATAGAAAGTGGCGACGTAAAGCTTGCTTTCCGTGAGGACTTCAAGATGCATGCAGCCTACCATTCAGCTTGTCATATGGAGAAGATGGGCTGGGTTATCTATAGTACAGAGCTACTGAAGATGATTCCGAGACTACAGCTTACAATGCTCGACTCCCAATGTTGCGGTATTGCTGGTACTTACGGATTCAAGAAAGAGAACTATGAACGCTCACAGCAGATTGGTTCTGGAGTCTTCAAACAGATAAAGGAAGTAAACCCAGACTTCGTTACTACCGACTGCGAAACCTGTAAATGGCAGATTGAAATGTCAACAGGATATGATGTAAAGAACCCTATCTCTATCCTTGCCGAAGCCTTAGATATTGAGGAAACAAGGAAGTTAAATGGCATAGAATAG
- the glpB gene encoding glycerol-3-phosphate dehydrogenase subunit GlpB produces the protein MRYDTIIIGGGLSGLTAGITLASAGKRVCIVSAGQSSLHFNSGSFDLLGYDNNGKVVEHPLEAIATLNDQHPYKKIGTEKIALLADKAKALLNEAGVKTIGDSAQNHYRFTPLGTTKPAWLTTEGYAISQQKDSLPWKSVELLNIQGFLDLPTAFIAANLKKNGVTCQVKSFTTEELSHVRKSPTEMRATNIAKVLSDKVALHKVADRINAISGEAEALLLPAVLGFSDNESLNELKNMVKKPIEFLATLPPSVSGVRTTHLLKQHFTRLGGTILVDDTANNGVFEGNRLISITTENLPDETLYADEFILASGSFMSHGLQSNYQHVFEPVFNLDVDAAEARSEWTKEDSFEAQPYMEYGVQTDKDFHAIKDGKTISNLFVIGSLLSGHNNIKLADGTGVSLLTALQVAETIKERK, from the coding sequence ATGAGATACGATACTATTATAATAGGTGGCGGACTCAGCGGACTCACTGCTGGTATCACACTGGCAAGCGCAGGCAAACGTGTTTGCATCGTGTCAGCGGGACAGAGTAGTCTGCACTTTAATTCGGGTTCGTTCGACTTACTGGGCTATGATAACAATGGAAAGGTGGTTGAACATCCGTTGGAAGCGATTGCAACACTGAACGACCAGCATCCTTACAAGAAGATTGGCACAGAGAAAATCGCACTCCTTGCTGATAAGGCAAAGGCTTTATTGAATGAAGCTGGCGTAAAAACGATTGGCGATAGCGCACAGAATCATTATCGTTTCACCCCATTAGGAACCACAAAACCTGCATGGTTGACTACGGAAGGCTATGCTATAAGCCAGCAGAAAGACTCCCTCCCTTGGAAAAGTGTAGAACTCTTGAACATCCAAGGCTTCTTAGATTTACCCACAGCCTTCATCGCTGCGAACCTTAAGAAGAATGGAGTGACTTGTCAGGTGAAGTCTTTTACAACTGAAGAGTTGAGCCATGTGAGGAAAAGTCCTACTGAGATGCGTGCTACTAACATCGCAAAAGTACTGTCAGACAAGGTTGCTTTGCACAAAGTTGCCGACCGTATCAATGCTATCAGTGGAGAGGCAGAAGCACTCTTGCTACCTGCAGTCTTGGGTTTCAGCGATAATGAGAGCCTCAACGAACTAAAGAATATGGTCAAGAAGCCTATTGAGTTTCTCGCAACCCTTCCTCCATCAGTATCGGGCGTTCGCACAACTCACCTCTTGAAACAACACTTCACTCGTTTAGGTGGAACGATATTGGTGGATGATACAGCCAATAATGGTGTCTTTGAGGGTAACCGTCTCATCTCTATCACAACCGAAAACCTCCCTGATGAGACACTTTATGCAGACGAATTCATCCTCGCTTCGGGTTCATTCATGAGCCACGGACTGCAGAGTAATTATCAACACGTATTCGAACCAGTATTCAACCTTGATGTTGATGCTGCAGAAGCACGAAGCGAATGGACAAAGGAAGACTCGTTCGAAGCACAGCCTTACATGGAATATGGTGTGCAGACAGACAAAGACTTCCACGCTATAAAAGACGGAAAAACTATCAGCAACCTCTTTGTCATTGGTTCCCTCTTGAGCGGACATAATAACATTAAACTCGCTGATGGTACTGGTGTTTCACTTTTGACTGCCCTTCAGGTAGCCGAAACAATAAAAGAAAGGAAATAA
- the glpA gene encoding anaerobic glycerol-3-phosphate dehydrogenase subunit A, whose product MSRVLNKDYDVIIIGGGVTGAGTARDCAMRGLRVLLVEKYDFSNGATGRNHGLLHSGARYAVTDPESASECIKENMILRRIAHHCIEATDGLFITLPEDDIQYQKTFVESCQEAGISANIISPEEARRIEPSVNPDLIGAVRVPDASIDPFHLTTANVLDARRHGADILTYQQVVGLVLSNGRVEGVRLRNNHTGEESEVHSRIVINAAGIWGHDIVKMAGIKVNMFPAKGTLLIFGHRVNNMVINRCRKPANADILVPDDAVCVIGTTSDRVAYDTIDDLKITQEEVDILIKEGEKLAPSLATTRILRAYAGVRPLVAADNDPSGRSISRGIICLDHEKRDGLAGLITITGGKMMTYRLMAEIATDLACKKLDIKAVCQTANRPLPGSEGKDTDSKHHTYSTAHNAAKGRQGYRVQEISTQSVEDRSLVCECEEVSVGEVKYAMEKLHVHDLLNLRRRTRVGMGTCQGELCACRAAGVMCDAGDEAEKTLTDLHDFINERWKGMQPVAWGSTLDEAQLTAAIYQGLLGLGN is encoded by the coding sequence ATGAGCAGAGTATTAAACAAGGATTACGATGTGATTATCATCGGAGGAGGTGTTACAGGCGCAGGCACTGCACGCGACTGTGCTATGCGTGGGCTGCGTGTGCTTCTTGTAGAGAAATATGACTTCAGCAATGGTGCTACAGGTCGCAATCATGGCTTACTCCACAGCGGAGCACGCTATGCAGTGACCGACCCAGAGTCAGCTTCAGAGTGCATCAAAGAGAATATGATACTCCGTCGGATTGCTCATCATTGCATAGAAGCAACTGATGGACTGTTTATTACGCTGCCAGAAGACGACATACAATACCAGAAAACATTCGTAGAGTCCTGCCAAGAAGCAGGCATAAGTGCTAACATTATTTCACCTGAAGAAGCGCGTCGCATAGAGCCATCAGTCAATCCCGACTTGATTGGCGCTGTGCGAGTGCCAGATGCTTCCATTGATCCCTTCCATCTTACGACGGCTAATGTCCTTGATGCTCGTCGTCATGGAGCTGATATTCTAACCTATCAGCAGGTGGTAGGACTCGTTTTAAGCAATGGTCGTGTGGAAGGCGTTCGCCTCCGCAATAATCATACCGGCGAAGAAAGCGAAGTTCACAGTCGTATCGTTATCAATGCAGCTGGCATTTGGGGACATGACATTGTCAAGATGGCAGGTATCAAGGTTAATATGTTTCCTGCGAAAGGTACGCTTCTCATCTTCGGTCATCGCGTTAACAACATGGTTATCAATCGTTGCCGTAAGCCTGCAAACGCTGATATCCTCGTTCCAGACGATGCTGTATGCGTCATTGGAACCACCAGCGACCGCGTAGCTTATGACACAATTGACGACCTAAAGATTACACAAGAAGAGGTAGACATATTGATAAAGGAGGGAGAGAAACTTGCTCCGAGCCTTGCGACAACTCGTATCCTACGTGCTTATGCTGGCGTTAGACCACTTGTTGCAGCCGATAATGACCCATCAGGGCGCAGTATCAGCCGTGGAATCATCTGCTTAGACCATGAGAAACGAGATGGATTGGCAGGACTTATCACGATTACAGGTGGTAAGATGATGACCTACCGACTCATGGCTGAAATAGCAACCGACTTGGCTTGCAAGAAATTAGATATAAAAGCTGTTTGTCAAACAGCTAACCGCCCTCTTCCGGGAAGCGAAGGAAAAGACACAGACAGCAAACATCATACGTATTCAACAGCACACAATGCGGCTAAAGGTAGACAAGGCTATCGTGTTCAAGAGATATCCACTCAAAGCGTAGAAGACCGCTCCTTAGTTTGCGAATGTGAGGAAGTGAGTGTCGGTGAAGTAAAATATGCAATGGAAAAGTTGCACGTCCACGACCTCCTCAACCTGCGCCGCCGTACCCGAGTGGGCATGGGAACCTGTCAAGGAGAACTCTGTGCTTGTCGTGCTGCTGGTGTAATGTGTGATGCAGGAGATGAGGCAGAGAAAACATTAACCGATCTCCACGACTTCATCAACGAACGGTGGAAAGGTATGCAACCCGTTGCTTGGGGTAGCACACTTGACGAAGCACAGCTCACTGCAGCTATCTATCAGGGCTTGTTAGGACTGGGCAACTGA